From Dietzia sp. ANT_WB102, a single genomic window includes:
- a CDS encoding D-2-hydroxyacid dehydrogenase, which translates to MTQPHRGSGTRPTVVVLSADGLEPPTTLEQIREFADVRECTADTLADALPGAEILLVWDIFSGVLASAWHAADSLRWVHVAAAGVDTLLFDELRDSDVLVTNARGVFDEPIAEYVLACVLAHDKRLHETEALQRAGRWRHRETTRVAGRRALVVGTGGIGRATARLLRAVGLDVSGAGRRPSDDDEDFGCVLDSARLVDHLGDVDHLVMVAPLTDATRGMLGPAELAALPDGAHVVNVGRGELVDQDALTAQIAAGRLSAHLDVLVVEPLPEGDPLWTLDGAHISPHMSGDVTGWRDVLSRQFSGHLRTWVDGGTPGPEVDKHRGYVSG; encoded by the coding sequence ATGACGCAACCGCACCGAGGTTCGGGCACCCGGCCGACCGTCGTCGTCCTCAGCGCGGACGGCCTGGAACCCCCCACCACCCTCGAGCAGATCCGCGAGTTCGCCGACGTGCGCGAATGCACGGCGGACACGCTCGCCGACGCCCTCCCTGGGGCGGAGATCCTGCTCGTGTGGGACATTTTTTCCGGGGTCCTGGCCTCGGCATGGCACGCCGCGGACTCGTTGCGCTGGGTGCACGTGGCCGCCGCCGGGGTGGACACACTGCTCTTTGACGAGCTGCGGGACTCAGACGTACTGGTGACAAACGCCCGCGGCGTCTTCGACGAGCCGATCGCCGAGTACGTCCTGGCCTGCGTCCTGGCCCACGACAAGCGGCTGCACGAGACGGAGGCGCTCCAGCGCGCGGGACGGTGGCGCCACCGCGAGACCACCCGGGTGGCCGGCCGGCGCGCCCTGGTGGTGGGAACAGGCGGGATCGGTCGCGCCACCGCGCGACTTCTCCGGGCGGTCGGGCTCGACGTCAGCGGAGCAGGGCGCCGTCCCTCCGACGACGACGAGGACTTCGGTTGTGTCCTGGATTCCGCGCGACTGGTCGATCACCTCGGCGACGTGGACCACCTCGTGATGGTGGCGCCACTGACCGACGCCACGCGGGGGATGCTCGGCCCCGCGGAACTGGCCGCCCTTCCCGACGGCGCCCACGTGGTGAACGTCGGTCGCGGAGAACTCGTGGACCAGGACGCCCTGACGGCTCAAATCGCAGCGGGCAGGCTCTCGGCGCATCTGGATGTCCTCGTCGTCGAACCCCTCCCCGAGGGCGACCCGCTCTGGACCCTCGACGGCGCGCACATCAGTCCCCACATGTCCGGCGACGTGACCGGGTGGCGCGATGTGCTCTCGCGCCAGTTCAGCGGCCACCTGCGCACCTGGGTCGATGGCGGGACGCCCGGCCCGGAAGTGGACAAACATCGAGGATACGTCAGCGGTTGA
- the thpD gene encoding ectoine hydroxylase, whose protein sequence is MTVAVDDYLTRVSGRPEIVERRDPVVWGRTEDPEVLRFSERGYVQREGALDSRQIDACLAEIDRIGADPQMADDPRIIREEGSEAVRSVFDVHALSEVVWEAVEQSGAIDLAQQILGSDVYVHQSRLNYKPGFAGGAFYWHSDFETWHAEDGMPRPRACSASLALTPNETYNGPLMIMPGTHRYYVQCAGETPEDYYKESLVTTAPKIGVPSEEHITEMYERHGLDVLTGGAGSMTMFDCNALHASGGNITPLPRANVFIVFNSVENELTEPFAGTPPRPDFLARRP, encoded by the coding sequence GTGACCGTTGCCGTTGATGACTACCTGACCCGCGTGAGTGGGCGTCCGGAGATCGTCGAGCGCCGCGACCCCGTCGTGTGGGGCCGGACCGAGGATCCCGAGGTTCTCCGGTTTTCCGAGCGCGGATACGTCCAGCGAGAGGGTGCGCTGGATAGTCGGCAGATCGACGCCTGCCTGGCGGAGATCGACCGAATCGGGGCGGACCCGCAGATGGCCGATGATCCCCGGATCATCCGCGAGGAGGGCAGCGAGGCCGTCCGCTCGGTCTTCGACGTCCACGCCCTGAGCGAGGTGGTGTGGGAGGCCGTCGAGCAGTCCGGTGCGATCGACCTGGCCCAGCAGATCCTCGGCTCGGACGTGTACGTGCACCAGAGCCGACTCAACTACAAGCCCGGATTCGCCGGCGGGGCGTTCTACTGGCACTCGGACTTCGAGACCTGGCACGCCGAGGACGGCATGCCCCGGCCGCGCGCGTGCAGCGCGTCGCTCGCGCTGACGCCCAACGAGACCTACAACGGTCCCCTGATGATCATGCCGGGCACGCACAGGTACTACGTGCAGTGCGCGGGCGAGACGCCGGAGGACTACTACAAGGAATCGCTGGTGACCACGGCGCCGAAGATCGGGGTGCCGTCCGAGGAGCACATCACCGAGATGTATGAGCGCCACGGTCTCGACGTCCTCACCGGCGGTGCGGGTTCCATGACGATGTTCGACTGCAACGCTTTGCACGCGTCGGGTGGCAACATCACGCCGCTGCCGCGGGCGAATGTGTTCATCGTGTTCAACAGCGTCGAGAACGAGTTGACCGAGCCGTTCGCCGGTACCCCGCCCCGGCCGGACTTCCTCGCGCGCAGGCCCTGA